The Streptomyces sp. HUAS MG91 sequence CCCAGTTTCGGACTCGCGGTCCGAAATGCTGTTACTGTGTTGAGGACTCACGGTCCGAATCTTAAGGGAGGCCTTGTGCCCACCGATGAAATTCCCTCGTGGCTGGTCAGCGCCATGGTCGGGCTCGCCGGCGGCGACGTCGACGCCTGGCTCGACGCGTTCGCCGAGGACGCCGTCCACGAATTCCCCTTCGCCGCCCCCGGCGCGGTGCGACGGCTCGAAGGCAAAGAGGCCATGCGGGCCCACCTCGCGCAGGTCGCGGGCGGCATACGGTTCGGCAGCCTCCATGACGTCCGGGTGCACGGCTCGGGCGACGATCTGGTGATCGAGGCCGAAGGCCACCACGAGGACGCCGCGACGGGGACTCCGTTCGGCCTGCGGTACGTGTGGATCATCACGAGTCGCGAGCGACGGATCACCCTGCTGCGCGACTACATGGGCCCGCGCGAGCCGCTCGGGGAGGAGAGCTGATGCGCGTCTTCGTCACCGGCGGCACCGGGTTCATCGGATCCGCCGTCGTCGCCGACCTGCTCGCCGCGGGGCACGAGGTCCTCGGGCTCGCCCGCTCCGCGGCGTCGGCGCGCGCACTCGACGCCGCGGGCGCCACACCGCACCTCGGCAGCCTGGAGGACGTCGAGAGTCTGCGGACCGCGGCGGCCCGGACCGACGGCGTCGTCCACACGGCGTTCGACACCGCCGATCTCGCACGCTTCGTCGAGGCGGGCCGCGTCGAGCGGACGGCGCTGGAAGCGCTGGGCGACGTACTCGCCGGGAGCGGGCGGCCGCTGGTCGTCACGGCCGGATTCGCCTTCCTGACCCCCGGATCCGTCGCCACCGAGGAGTACACGAGCACGGACCCGGCGAGCCCGGTGGGCCGCGCCGCCGAGCCGCTGGCCCGGTCGATGGCCGAGTCCGGCGTCTGCACGTCCGTGGTCCGGCTGCCCTGCGTGCACGGCACCGGCGACCGGTTCACCGTCCCCCGCTACATCGATGTCGCCCGGCGCACGGGAGTGTC is a genomic window containing:
- a CDS encoding nuclear transport factor 2 family protein, whose product is MPTDEIPSWLVSAMVGLAGGDVDAWLDAFAEDAVHEFPFAAPGAVRRLEGKEAMRAHLAQVAGGIRFGSLHDVRVHGSGDDLVIEAEGHHEDAATGTPFGLRYVWIITSRERRITLLRDYMGPREPLGEES
- a CDS encoding SDR family oxidoreductase; this translates as MRVFVTGGTGFIGSAVVADLLAAGHEVLGLARSAASARALDAAGATPHLGSLEDVESLRTAAARTDGVVHTAFDTADLARFVEAGRVERTALEALGDVLAGSGRPLVVTAGFAFLTPGSVATEEYTSTDPASPVGRAAEPLARSMAESGVCTSVVRLPCVHGTGDRFTVPRYIDVARRTGVSAYVGDGLNRWSAVHHTDAARVYRLALEKAVPGARYHAVAEEGVPFKEVARTIGRRLGLPVVSTPPEEADAHFGIDSYFAQADIPASSALTRERLGWEPTGPTLLADLDRDGYYAA